The following are from one region of the Girardinichthys multiradiatus isolate DD_20200921_A chromosome 9, DD_fGirMul_XY1, whole genome shotgun sequence genome:
- the LOC124873555 gene encoding cytochrome c oxidase assembly factor 7 yields the protein MAGLINFEDENEVKQFLDNLGVEYSFQCYKEKDPEGCQRLADYLEGVKKNFDSAAQVLKHNCETNGHSESCYKIGAYHVTGKGGVTECLKTAYSCFMRSCNAGGKKSIDACHNVGLLAHDGRALEGGPDVAVAQEYYEKACAGGFAPSCFNLSALFIEGNSKGLTPNMSQAFRYANRACELGHVWGCANASRMCRIGDGTEKDETKAEELKNRARELHGLEKERQLKFGE from the exons ATGGCTGGGCTTATAAACTTTGAGGACGAGAATGAGGTGAAACAGTTTTTGGACAACTTAGGAGTGGAGTACAGTTTCCAGTGCTACAAGGAGAAGGACCCTGAAG GGTGCCAGAGGCTAGCAGATTATTTGGAGGGCGTGAAGAAAAACTTTGACTCTGCAGCACAGGTCCTCAAACACAACTGTGAGACAAATGGACACTCAGAGAGCTGCTACAAAATTGGGGCTTACCATGTCACCGGCAAAG GTGGAGTGACTGAGTGTCTAAAAACCGCCTACTCCTGCTTCATGCGCTCCTGCAATGCAGGAGGAAAGAAGTCCATTGACGCCTGCCATAATGTCGGCCTGTTAGCGCACGACGGGCGAGCTCTGGAGGGGGGCCCTGACGTGGCGGTGGCTCAGGAGTACTACGAGAAGGCCTGCGCCGGCGGCTTTGCTCCTTCCTGCTTTAACCTCAGCGCCTTGTTCATCGAGGGCAATTCCAAAGGGCTGACGCCGAACATGAGTCAAGCCTTTAGGTACGCCAACCGGGCTTGCGAGCTGGGACACGTGTGGGGGTGTGCCAACGCGAGTCGGATGTGCAGGATCGGGGACGGCACGGAGAAGGATGAGACGAAAGCAGAGGAGCTGAAGAATCGAGCGAGAGAGCTGCATGGTTTAGAGAAGGAAAGGCAGCTAAAATTTGGGGAGTGA